A genomic region of Phragmites australis chromosome 2, lpPhrAust1.1, whole genome shotgun sequence contains the following coding sequences:
- the LOC133894852 gene encoding probable 3-beta-hydroxysteroid-Delta(8),Delta(7)-isomerase translates to MGHPYAPAELQLPGFVPLQLSQGEILVPYLGASLLVLLAVWLISGRCGRLSKTDRLLMCWWAFTGLTHILIEGPFVFTPNFFKKENPNFFNEVWKEYSKGDSRYVARDTATVTVEGITAVLEGPASLLAVYAIASRKAYSHILQYTVCLGQLYGCLVYFITAYLDGFNFWVSPFYFWAYFIGANSSWVVIPTLIAIRCWKKICAAFQVEKVKTK, encoded by the exons ATGGGGCACCCCTACGCGCCGGCAGAGCTGCAGCTCCCGGGGTTTGTGCCGCTGCAGCTGTCGCAGGGCGAGATCCTCGTGCCCTACCTCGGCGCCTCCCTCCTCGTACTCCTAGCCGTCTGGCTCATCTCCG GAAGATGTGGCAGATTGTCCAAGACCGACCGTCTGCTTATGTGCTGGTGGGCATTCACAGGGTTGACCCACATACTCATCGAGGGGCCCTTCGTATTCACCCCTAATTTCTTCAAGAAGGAAAACCCCAATTTCTTCAATGAAGTTT GGAAAGAATACAGCAAAGGCGACTCCAGATATGTCGCTAGGGACACCGCAACTGTGACCGTTGAAGGGATTACCGCTGTATTGGAAGGTCCTGCATCACTGCTTGCAGT CTATGCCATTGCATCTCGGAAGGCTTACAGCCATATTCTCCAGTACACCGTCTGTTTGGGTCAGCTCTATGGATGCTTGGTTTACTTCATTACCGCCTACTTAGATGGCTTCAACTTCTGGGTCAGTCCATTTTACTTCTGGGCATACTTCATTGGTGCAAACAGTTCGTGGGTTGTGATACCAACACTCATCGCCATAAGATGCTGGAAGAAAATATGTGCAGCATTTCAAGTTGAAAAGGTGAAGACTAAATAA